A single genomic interval of Chitinophaga sp. 180180018-3 harbors:
- a CDS encoding two-component regulator propeller domain-containing protein translates to MTAFRERDVRKGKWYYRGKIVLLIILFCCIDLTHVSAQNIVFNHLKVENGLSHKSVFAIVQDSRGFMWFGTRHGLNRYDGRSFRIYEHDDADSSSISSSYVSSLVSDTAGSVWVGTEAGLDRYDPVRDCFIKTPVTAGVTALLMDNDGTVWAATAKGVYRLKDKQHNRFTPVNIGDGLVRCMFADHEGIIWIGTTCGLIRLKKHAGGYCKEVFLHDDNNTASLSDNGITTVAEDKYRRLWVGTQCSGVNRYDPASHSFVRYEQQRGNTTGIINNNIRKIFSDRLGRLWICTQEGLSIMDPLSGRCISFQHDPVNRKSLSQNSLHSIFQDNNGSIWIGTYFGGVNVVHSSVTAFSIWQNNEQHGSISNNVVSGMAEDGAGNLWIGTEGGGLNYFSRATGNFTAYKHQENDPSSIGSNLVKTVLKDKDGNIWVGTHSGGINLLDPATGRFKHFAGMGTAEELFNTEVGALMEDSQGRFWSGWQNGVIVYRRRNRNLEQLPLRIPELQNRHTTCFLEDRKKNIWIGTAEGLYLYADGRCKLIQKNGINCIREDARGRIWIGLYYNGLFLYDPNTGKGRIYTEKDGLPHSNVMGILEDNSHNLWISTENGLAVFNPDTNMFRTYTQSDGLAGNEFNYNSFLEDSRGEFFFGGDNGLTGFYPDKMGTNNYDANMVITGLNLFNQPVKINGKDGLLKEDISLTPEVVFHHNQDVFTLEFALLNYIRPGKNRYAYKLVGFDGSWNEVSNTAATYTSLPAGEYTFMVKGAGNDGIWSRPAVLKITVLPPLWLRWWSFLLYGAVITALLWLIFRFFYLRGMLKKEEELHQEKLNFFTNISHEIRTHLTLITAPVDRIMSSGAAGGFFWQQLHQVKDNADKLLRLVSELMDFRKAETGHLRLQPASHDVVAFLEAIVNHFRELATERNITISFNHHRDIIPLWFDSLQMEKVCFNLLSNAFKFTPDGGTIIVSAELRYDEVRISVTDNGRGIAAEYIDKLFDNFFQGDDHGQQNTGYGIGLALSRSIVELHKGTITVESRPASGNREGRTCFTVTIPRKSYMGDALVPLPEPVKVPKRNSAPVIAATETTAAPRLNTILLAEDNPDLGRLLRETFEPLYQVILCADGQEAWKTATEQIPDLVITDVMMPGMDGFMLCHELKTDERTSHIPVIMLTARNGQADQLHGLETGADHYLAKPFSPRALELNVRNLLALRENIRNVAGRRLASEGKEEAVSSVDDIHTAHDTLPNKMDQAFLQRAIGFVEEHMNDPEFGVNMLSVKLAMSPPVLYKKLKAVTDMSVNDFIKSLRMKKAAQLLKEKEMAVYEVAYSVGYNDRKYFSKEFKKQFGQTPQEIKNRECGIKKQSEDPGD, encoded by the coding sequence ATGACTGCGTTTCGGGAGCGCGATGTCAGAAAGGGGAAATGGTATTATCGGGGGAAGATTGTTCTGTTGATAATCCTGTTTTGCTGTATCGATTTAACACATGTCAGCGCGCAGAACATTGTTTTTAATCATCTTAAAGTAGAGAACGGGCTTTCGCATAAAAGCGTATTTGCCATTGTACAAGACAGCCGCGGCTTTATGTGGTTTGGCACCCGACACGGCCTTAATCGCTACGATGGCCGTAGTTTCAGGATCTATGAACATGATGATGCAGACAGCAGCAGTATTTCCAGCAGCTATGTAAGCTCGCTGGTGAGCGATACTGCCGGCAGCGTTTGGGTAGGCACCGAAGCGGGACTGGATCGCTATGATCCGGTACGGGACTGTTTTATCAAAACGCCTGTAACCGCAGGGGTTACTGCTTTGCTGATGGACAACGACGGAACAGTTTGGGCGGCCACAGCGAAGGGAGTGTACCGGTTAAAGGATAAGCAGCATAACCGGTTTACACCGGTTAACATAGGCGACGGACTGGTACGCTGTATGTTCGCTGACCATGAAGGCATTATCTGGATTGGTACTACCTGTGGCCTTATCCGGCTGAAGAAGCATGCCGGCGGCTATTGCAAAGAGGTGTTCCTGCACGACGACAATAATACCGCCAGCCTGAGCGACAACGGGATTACCACGGTAGCGGAAGATAAATACCGCCGCCTTTGGGTGGGCACGCAATGCAGTGGCGTTAACAGGTATGACCCTGCATCGCATAGTTTTGTCCGTTATGAACAACAACGGGGTAATACTACCGGCATTATTAATAATAATATCAGGAAGATATTTTCAGACCGGCTGGGCAGATTATGGATCTGTACCCAGGAAGGGCTGAGTATCATGGATCCGTTGTCGGGCAGATGTATCTCCTTTCAGCATGACCCTGTGAACCGGAAAAGCCTCAGCCAGAACTCCCTTCATAGTATTTTCCAGGACAACAACGGTTCTATCTGGATCGGCACTTACTTCGGTGGCGTAAATGTAGTACACTCGTCTGTGACCGCTTTCTCCATATGGCAGAATAATGAGCAGCATGGCAGTATTAGTAACAACGTGGTAAGCGGTATGGCGGAAGATGGAGCAGGCAACCTGTGGATCGGCACGGAAGGCGGCGGACTGAACTACTTCTCCCGGGCTACTGGTAATTTCACAGCCTATAAACACCAGGAAAATGATCCGTCGAGTATCGGATCCAATCTCGTAAAAACAGTACTGAAAGATAAGGACGGAAATATATGGGTAGGCACGCATAGTGGCGGCATCAACCTGCTCGACCCTGCCACCGGAAGGTTCAAACACTTCGCAGGCATGGGAACTGCTGAGGAGCTTTTTAACACCGAGGTAGGCGCATTGATGGAAGACAGCCAGGGGCGCTTCTGGTCCGGCTGGCAGAATGGCGTAATTGTGTACCGGCGCAGGAACAGGAACCTGGAACAACTGCCGCTGCGTATTCCCGAATTACAAAACAGGCATACCACCTGTTTCCTGGAAGACCGTAAAAAGAATATCTGGATCGGTACCGCAGAAGGTTTATACCTGTATGCCGACGGGCGTTGCAAACTGATACAGAAAAACGGTATCAATTGTATCCGGGAGGATGCCCGGGGCAGGATATGGATTGGTTTGTATTATAATGGTCTTTTCCTGTACGACCCCAATACAGGCAAAGGAAGGATCTATACGGAGAAAGACGGCCTGCCGCATAGTAACGTCATGGGGATACTCGAAGATAACAGCCATAACCTGTGGATCAGTACGGAAAACGGACTGGCTGTTTTCAATCCTGATACCAATATGTTCCGGACCTATACGCAGAGCGACGGGCTGGCAGGCAATGAGTTCAATTATAATTCTTTCCTGGAAGACAGCAGGGGAGAGTTCTTCTTTGGAGGGGATAACGGTCTTACCGGATTTTATCCCGATAAAATGGGAACAAATAATTACGATGCCAACATGGTGATTACAGGTCTGAACCTTTTTAATCAGCCGGTAAAGATCAATGGCAAAGATGGTTTGCTGAAGGAAGATATCAGTCTGACCCCTGAAGTGGTTTTCCATCATAACCAGGATGTATTCACCCTGGAATTTGCGCTGCTGAACTACATCCGCCCGGGTAAGAACCGGTATGCCTACAAGCTGGTGGGCTTCGATGGATCCTGGAACGAGGTAAGCAATACAGCTGCCACTTACACCAGCCTGCCGGCGGGCGAATATACGTTTATGGTGAAGGGAGCAGGTAATGATGGCATATGGAGCCGGCCTGCAGTGCTGAAGATTACCGTACTGCCCCCGCTTTGGCTCAGATGGTGGTCGTTTCTTCTATACGGTGCGGTAATTACAGCGTTGCTATGGCTGATTTTCCGTTTCTTTTATCTCCGGGGAATGCTGAAAAAGGAGGAAGAACTGCACCAGGAAAAACTCAATTTCTTTACCAATATCTCTCATGAGATCCGTACTCATCTGACGCTGATCACTGCGCCGGTAGACAGGATCATGAGCTCCGGGGCCGCAGGCGGTTTCTTCTGGCAGCAGTTGCACCAGGTAAAAGATAATGCAGACAAGCTTTTGCGCCTCGTAAGTGAGCTGATGGATTTCCGTAAGGCGGAAACCGGGCATCTGCGGTTGCAGCCGGCTTCTCACGATGTAGTGGCATTTCTCGAAGCCATCGTGAATCATTTCCGGGAACTGGCAACAGAACGCAATATCACTATTTCGTTTAACCATCACCGTGATATCATCCCGCTCTGGTTCGATAGCTTGCAGATGGAGAAAGTATGCTTTAACCTGCTTTCCAACGCTTTCAAATTTACACCGGATGGAGGTACGATTATAGTAAGCGCAGAGCTGCGTTACGACGAAGTACGGATCAGCGTTACCGACAACGGCCGCGGGATTGCCGCGGAATATATAGATAAGTTGTTTGATAATTTTTTCCAGGGAGATGACCATGGCCAACAGAATACCGGCTACGGAATCGGGCTGGCCCTATCGAGAAGCATAGTAGAGTTGCATAAAGGAACCATCACCGTAGAAAGCCGCCCCGCTTCAGGAAACCGGGAAGGTCGTACGTGCTTTACCGTTACTATCCCCAGGAAGAGTTACATGGGCGACGCACTCGTTCCATTGCCCGAACCTGTTAAGGTTCCGAAGCGGAATAGTGCGCCTGTAATCGCGGCAACGGAAACCACCGCCGCTCCCCGGCTGAATACCATTCTGCTGGCAGAAGATAACCCCGATCTGGGGCGGCTGCTCAGGGAAACATTTGAACCACTCTACCAGGTAATCCTTTGCGCCGATGGGCAGGAAGCCTGGAAAACCGCTACAGAGCAGATTCCGGATCTGGTAATCACGGATGTGATGATGCCGGGTATGGATGGATTTATGTTATGCCATGAGTTGAAAACAGATGAACGGACCAGTCATATTCCGGTAATCATGCTCACTGCCCGTAACGGGCAGGCCGATCAGTTACACGGACTGGAAACCGGCGCAGATCATTATCTGGCCAAACCATTTAGTCCGCGTGCGCTGGAACTGAATGTAAGAAACCTCCTCGCATTGAGAGAAAATATCCGGAACGTGGCGGGCCGGCGCCTGGCATCGGAAGGCAAAGAAGAAGCTGTATCGTCTGTTGATGATATCCATACCGCTCATGATACATTGCCGAATAAGATGGATCAGGCATTTCTGCAACGGGCCATCGGTTTTGTAGAAGAACATATGAATGATCCTGAGTTTGGCGTGAATATGTTGTCGGTGAAACTGGCCATGAGCCCACCGGTGTTGTATAAGAAGCTGAAAGCGGTAACGGATATGTCGGTGAACGACTTTATCAAATCCCTCCGGATGAAAAAGGCAGCACAGCTGCTGAAGGAAAAGGAAATGGCGGTGTATGAGGTAGCATATTCAGTTGGGTATAACGACAGGAAGTATTTTAGTAAAGAGTTTAAGAAGCAGTTTGGGCAAACGCCGCAGGAAATTAAGAATAGGGAATGTGGAATTAAGAAACAGAGCGAAGATCCTGGCGATTGA
- a CDS encoding SusC/RagA family TonB-linked outer membrane protein, which yields MLIDRFIKKNLAGLLLIFLPVIAAAQNKTITGTVKDNTGAALPGVTITIKGTKTGTTTDPEGKFSLSAKPGATLILSFVGYEQMEATLDNQASYTFSLKPASKNINEVVVTALGIARQAKSLVYATQTIKTAELNEVRDANNVLNSLQGKVANAIVTQGSGGPGSGARIVLRGNRSLQGTNTALIVVDGVPIANPTYNVTGSTFGGIQGPDGASNVNPDDIESMTVLRGASAAALYGSQAGNGVLVITTKKGTRDGFKVDLNSGVTFESAFALPKVQNQYGQGLGGTINATVGDSWGAKMTGQSFTNYLGQQDTYSAQPNNIHNFFRNAVSLNNYVGVSAGNEKMQSYFSYTNNNVGGIVPENNMMRHTVDLRVSNEISPRFSTDAKVTYINQRINNVPRNGEENSPVIDVYQIPRNVSLANAKNYQQMGSQGIPVATAWPATLSSIYQNPYWMIYNTSINYKRDRVMGFISAKYKLTDWLNITGRANLDRMKDELEQSYMEGTVLRAGLSTGGDYLLSNMTTTQQWYDLMFEGKNHFGKNFDLNYYAGGIFYDTRYSINSLQANGLRVPNRFSTAFAKAPNPTASAGGTQTQSLFAQATLGYKNAVFLDGSIRNDWDSRLPSPYSYAYYSAGTSVMISELVHMPKAISFLKASLSYAQVGNGGQEQIRNATFNFTQSAGNGQISRNTIYPIANLKPEIVSNVEASIDMRMLDQRIGLTATYYKSNSKNQLLSLSLPSATGYQTQYINAGNIENKGWEFLLTGAPVRSAAFSWDVAYNVSFNKNKVVELSDNIKTFSINTDARVATVVVKTGSSYGDLYGLKWATNDAGQHLVTAAGKPIITSTTAYIGNYNPKANMGLTNTFNYKNFSLRVLIDGRVGGTVVSGTEMNLAFSGIPEVTSKYREGGWNLGGVDNNKQQVTNTISAQDFWQTASGKRYGAAEFFAYDATSFRVREVSFGYSIPLPKNIFIKGLKLSAVARNLAWIYRGSSLLDIPGVGKRKMWFDPELSLANSNYQGVEYGNLPSTRSWGFNLKASF from the coding sequence ATGCTAATTGACAGATTTATCAAAAAAAATCTGGCAGGACTTTTATTGATCTTCCTGCCTGTAATTGCCGCCGCTCAGAACAAAACGATCACTGGAACAGTGAAAGACAATACAGGGGCTGCCTTACCCGGGGTAACCATTACCATTAAAGGTACCAAAACAGGTACTACCACCGATCCGGAAGGAAAATTCAGTCTTAGCGCCAAACCCGGCGCCACGCTTATACTAAGCTTTGTGGGTTATGAGCAGATGGAAGCTACGCTCGACAATCAGGCCAGTTATACCTTTTCATTGAAGCCGGCTTCCAAGAACATTAATGAGGTAGTGGTAACGGCGTTAGGTATAGCCCGGCAGGCAAAAAGCCTGGTATATGCTACGCAAACCATTAAAACGGCTGAACTAAATGAAGTTCGTGATGCCAATAACGTACTGAACTCCCTTCAGGGCAAGGTGGCCAACGCCATCGTTACACAGGGTTCCGGCGGCCCTGGTAGCGGCGCCAGAATCGTATTGAGGGGTAACCGCTCCCTGCAGGGTACCAACACTGCCCTGATAGTGGTAGACGGGGTACCTATTGCCAACCCCACCTACAATGTTACCGGCAGTACCTTCGGAGGCATACAGGGCCCTGATGGCGCCTCTAACGTAAACCCGGACGACATAGAGAGCATGACCGTATTACGTGGCGCCTCTGCCGCCGCACTGTACGGCAGCCAGGCCGGCAATGGCGTGCTGGTGATCACTACAAAGAAAGGAACCAGGGATGGCTTTAAAGTAGACCTGAACTCAGGCGTTACCTTTGAAAGCGCCTTTGCCCTGCCTAAGGTACAGAACCAATATGGCCAGGGCCTGGGGGGTACCATAAACGCTACGGTAGGCGACAGCTGGGGCGCTAAAATGACCGGCCAGTCGTTCACCAACTACCTCGGCCAGCAGGATACCTATTCTGCCCAGCCCAATAATATCCATAACTTCTTCAGGAATGCCGTTTCCCTTAATAATTATGTAGGAGTATCGGCAGGAAATGAAAAAATGCAGTCTTATTTCTCCTATACCAATAATAATGTGGGTGGTATCGTGCCGGAAAACAATATGATGCGGCATACCGTAGACCTGAGGGTGAGCAACGAAATCAGCCCCAGGTTCTCTACTGATGCCAAGGTCACCTACATTAACCAGCGCATCAACAACGTTCCCCGCAATGGTGAGGAAAACTCTCCGGTAATCGACGTCTACCAGATCCCCCGTAATGTTAGTCTGGCTAACGCTAAAAACTATCAGCAAATGGGCTCCCAGGGTATCCCCGTGGCTACCGCCTGGCCCGCAACGCTGTCATCTATCTACCAGAACCCATACTGGATGATTTATAATACCTCCATCAACTACAAGAGAGACCGGGTGATGGGCTTTATATCTGCGAAATATAAGCTGACCGACTGGCTCAATATTACCGGCCGGGCTAACCTCGACCGCATGAAGGATGAACTGGAGCAATCGTATATGGAAGGAACAGTACTGCGCGCCGGACTGAGCACAGGAGGTGATTATCTGCTGAGTAACATGACCACCACCCAACAGTGGTACGATCTGATGTTTGAAGGTAAGAACCACTTCGGCAAAAACTTCGACCTGAATTATTATGCCGGTGGTATCTTCTACGACACCCGTTACAGTATTAATTCACTGCAGGCAAACGGATTGCGTGTGCCCAACCGCTTCAGCACTGCTTTCGCCAAAGCACCTAATCCAACTGCCTCTGCAGGCGGAACACAAACACAGTCGCTTTTCGCGCAGGCCACCCTGGGATATAAAAATGCCGTGTTCCTCGATGGAAGTATCCGCAACGACTGGGATTCCCGTCTGCCCTCTCCTTATTCCTATGCCTATTATTCAGCCGGTACTTCCGTGATGATTTCCGAACTGGTACATATGCCCAAGGCCATCTCCTTCCTGAAAGCCAGTCTGAGCTATGCGCAGGTAGGTAATGGCGGCCAGGAACAGATCCGCAACGCTACGTTCAACTTCACACAAAGTGCCGGAAACGGCCAGATCAGCCGCAATACGATTTATCCGATTGCCAACCTCAAGCCGGAAATTGTAAGCAACGTAGAAGCGAGCATTGATATGCGCATGCTCGACCAGCGCATCGGACTGACTGCCACCTACTATAAAAGCAATTCCAAAAATCAGTTGCTGTCGCTCAGTCTGCCTTCCGCTACCGGTTACCAGACACAGTACATCAATGCAGGTAATATCGAGAATAAAGGCTGGGAGTTCCTGCTGACCGGCGCCCCGGTAAGATCCGCTGCCTTCAGCTGGGATGTTGCTTACAACGTATCTTTCAATAAAAACAAAGTAGTTGAGTTGTCCGATAACATCAAAACTTTTTCTATTAATACAGATGCCCGTGTGGCTACCGTAGTGGTGAAAACAGGTAGCAGCTATGGTGATTTATACGGTCTGAAATGGGCTACCAACGATGCCGGACAGCACCTGGTTACTGCCGCAGGTAAACCCATCATCACCAGTACCACCGCTTACATTGGTAACTACAATCCTAAAGCCAACATGGGTCTTACCAATACCTTCAACTACAAAAACTTTTCCCTGCGCGTGCTGATCGATGGTCGTGTAGGCGGTACCGTAGTTTCAGGAACCGAAATGAACCTGGCCTTCAGTGGTATTCCGGAAGTGACCTCGAAATACCGCGAAGGTGGCTGGAACCTGGGAGGCGTGGATAATAACAAGCAGCAGGTAACCAATACCATCAGTGCGCAGGACTTCTGGCAAACCGCTTCCGGCAAACGTTACGGAGCAGCAGAATTCTTTGCTTATGATGCCACCAGTTTCCGCGTAAGAGAAGTATCCTTCGGGTACAGCATTCCGTTGCCTAAGAACATCTTTATCAAAGGGCTGAAATTGTCTGCAGTAGCGCGTAACCTTGCGTGGATCTACAGGGGCAGCTCGCTGCTGGATATACCGGGTGTGGGTAAACGTAAAATGTGGTTTGATCCAGAGCTGAGCCTGGCCAACAGCAACTACCAGGGTGTTGAATACGGTAACCTTCCTTCTACCCGCAGCTGGGGCTTTAACCTGAAGGCAAGTTTCTAA
- a CDS encoding SusD/RagB family nutrient-binding outer membrane lipoprotein codes for MKRKSIYSISLFLLTLTACTKKYEKINTNANAIVNPGAGELPFLFTRAEDQAMFSTSYQVAQNLNADQYAQYFACESTSFPSDRYVMRSDWFNSAWLRLYTGVVPQLQTIFAQTDPNSSQYALANIVWVLAFHRITDYWGPIPYFKVGQPGTSVPYDGQDKIYDDFFKRLTTAVNVLKTKTGETPFSSYDIIFGGKVDKWIKFANTLRLRLALRISKVDPVRAKTEAEAAYAAGVMAASPDDDALLQKSLNGGDINGLAQMSDWNEFRMSAAMESVLKGYKDPRMPIYFLPAVNTGTYEGLRNGLTATQLTLPANSVKANSHVGARWSSPAAGGITDFQITPQNVMCSAEAWFLRAEGALLGWNMGGTPKSLYESGITQSLKQWGITDNTTITAYINGITPAIAPGDYLNSPALVSFPVLFDPVNPAVQQAQISMQKWLALFPDGCEAWADYRRSKSFSLYPIANSDNPDVTDPSKQWIRRLSFLQQEFDNNSAAMGPAVDLLKGPDKITTPLWWDKN; via the coding sequence ATGAAAAGAAAGTCCATATATAGCATCAGCCTTTTCCTGCTAACGCTTACCGCCTGTACGAAGAAGTATGAGAAGATAAATACCAATGCCAATGCCATCGTAAACCCGGGCGCCGGCGAGCTTCCCTTTCTGTTTACCAGGGCGGAAGATCAGGCCATGTTCAGCACCAGCTACCAGGTAGCGCAAAATCTGAATGCCGACCAGTACGCGCAGTATTTTGCCTGTGAATCCACGTCGTTCCCATCTGACCGGTATGTGATGCGGTCCGACTGGTTCAATTCTGCCTGGCTACGTTTATACACCGGCGTGGTGCCGCAGCTGCAGACTATTTTTGCGCAAACAGATCCTAACTCTTCCCAGTACGCACTGGCCAATATTGTGTGGGTGCTGGCTTTTCACCGGATCACGGATTACTGGGGGCCTATCCCTTACTTTAAAGTAGGGCAGCCTGGTACCTCCGTGCCTTATGATGGGCAGGATAAAATTTATGATGATTTTTTCAAGAGACTGACCACCGCCGTGAATGTGCTGAAAACAAAAACCGGCGAAACACCTTTCTCTTCCTACGATATTATCTTCGGGGGTAAAGTAGACAAATGGATCAAATTCGCGAACACACTCCGCCTGCGGCTGGCACTGCGTATTTCCAAAGTAGACCCGGTAAGGGCCAAAACGGAAGCAGAAGCCGCCTATGCAGCGGGCGTGATGGCGGCCAGTCCGGATGATGATGCACTGCTTCAGAAAAGCCTGAACGGAGGCGATATCAACGGTCTTGCTCAGATGAGCGACTGGAACGAGTTCCGCATGAGTGCAGCGATGGAATCGGTACTGAAAGGCTACAAAGACCCCCGCATGCCCATCTACTTCCTGCCTGCGGTAAACACAGGTACCTACGAAGGATTGCGCAATGGCCTCACGGCTACGCAGCTTACCCTGCCGGCCAACAGCGTAAAAGCCAATTCGCATGTAGGCGCCCGCTGGAGCTCCCCTGCAGCAGGCGGCATTACCGATTTCCAGATCACTCCCCAGAACGTCATGTGTTCGGCAGAAGCCTGGTTTCTGCGTGCAGAAGGAGCATTGCTGGGCTGGAATATGGGCGGTACACCTAAAAGCCTGTATGAGTCCGGTATCACCCAGTCGCTCAAACAATGGGGGATCACTGATAATACCACTATCACGGCTTACATCAACGGCATTACACCGGCTATTGCACCGGGCGATTATCTCAATTCGCCGGCGCTGGTAAGCTTCCCTGTATTATTTGATCCGGTGAATCCGGCCGTGCAACAGGCACAAATCTCTATGCAGAAATGGCTGGCACTCTTCCCGGATGGCTGCGAAGCCTGGGCGGATTACCGCAGAAGCAAGAGCTTCAGTCTCTACCCGATCGCCAATTCCGATAACCCGGACGTAACGGACCCATCCAAGCAATGGATACGCCGGCTTAGCTTCCTCCAGCAGGAATTCGACAACAATTCAGCTGCCATGGGGCCCGCTGTAGATCTGCTGAAAGGCCCGGATAAGATAACAACGCCGCTGTGGTGGGATAAGAACTGA
- a CDS encoding ATP-binding protein, translating to MSLFCRPNTYYLQPLLFVSFFYSCTTAPDDNLPEHKRYFDAIFLKKDTIEHINVDSAVNFMDSAYRAFRNPGPADMFRRYDYLRWYYLIPKHDLQLAMQYADSTLSLFRNEKFRQHHIREYGSALLSKGDVYRDQGKYSEAYLFYYQGWQAIQTTGDSCSYKDYSRRLGMIYYKQEKYVKAIPYFEKSFGEAQHCDPDVFLNYYFQQEMLDNIGLCYEYEGNYASAQLYYDSALRFINATGSKFNTSQFQISKNEAAKAVVHSNLGNILAKQHLFDAAEAAYKEGIRINLKEQYEIRDAQKTMARMAQLYLSQNRLRDAGKILGEMRSSMDKVPGPAADEQARKVRSDEIELLWRRMEWQYLDQSGQTAAAFNMLKSFNQLNDSLINLNNPVLPDASDEIEHISREFHLSGVEKDNALKTSYLIILSILFIGFVLVTWMIWHNWRKSRKHLAALKLLNQQVLMEHENVRQGLKALEQSQKDNSRILKIVAHDLRSPIGAIQSLAELMLASRQLADRDAELIDLIRSSSADALILISDLMTLDRGIADVEKETVELHTVLKNCVDIQQVLANEKKQEITLETVPVAVTGYREKLWRVFSNVIGNAIKFSPQGSVILVRMNCEEAVVTVSVEDHGIGIPENLQSKVYTPSSATKRAGTEGEESFGLGLSISRQIVEAHGGKIWFESTEGKGTTFFITLNIAA from the coding sequence ATGAGCCTATTCTGCCGACCCAACACTTACTATTTACAACCATTATTGTTTGTTTCATTTTTTTATTCGTGTACAACTGCTCCGGACGATAATCTGCCGGAACACAAGCGGTACTTTGATGCCATTTTCCTGAAAAAAGATACCATCGAACATATCAATGTAGATTCTGCCGTCAACTTCATGGATAGTGCTTACCGGGCTTTCAGGAACCCGGGACCGGCAGATATGTTCAGAAGATACGACTATCTGCGCTGGTATTACCTGATACCGAAACATGACCTGCAGCTGGCTATGCAGTATGCAGACAGTACCCTTTCTCTGTTCAGAAACGAAAAATTCCGGCAGCATCATATCCGGGAATATGGCAGTGCCCTGCTGAGTAAAGGCGATGTTTACAGGGATCAGGGGAAATACAGTGAAGCTTATCTTTTCTATTATCAGGGCTGGCAGGCCATCCAGACTACCGGCGATAGCTGCTCTTATAAAGACTATAGCCGCAGATTGGGGATGATATATTACAAGCAGGAGAAATACGTGAAAGCTATCCCGTATTTTGAAAAGAGCTTCGGCGAGGCACAGCACTGCGATCCGGATGTTTTTTTAAATTACTATTTCCAGCAGGAAATGCTCGATAATATAGGCCTATGTTACGAGTACGAAGGTAATTATGCCTCAGCGCAGCTTTACTACGACAGCGCACTTCGTTTCATCAATGCTACAGGAAGTAAATTCAATACCAGCCAGTTCCAGATCTCAAAGAATGAAGCAGCCAAAGCTGTAGTACACAGTAACCTGGGCAACATACTGGCCAAACAGCACCTTTTCGACGCTGCTGAAGCCGCCTATAAGGAAGGCATCCGAATCAACCTGAAGGAACAATATGAAATCCGGGATGCACAGAAAACAATGGCCAGGATGGCACAGCTTTATCTTTCCCAAAACCGGCTCCGGGATGCGGGAAAAATACTCGGTGAAATGAGAAGCTCTATGGACAAAGTGCCAGGACCTGCAGCAGATGAGCAGGCGCGCAAAGTGCGCTCCGACGAAATTGAATTGCTCTGGCGAAGAATGGAGTGGCAATACCTCGACCAAAGCGGGCAAACAGCAGCGGCATTCAACATGTTGAAGTCCTTCAACCAATTGAACGATTCCCTGATCAATCTCAACAACCCGGTACTCCCCGATGCCAGCGACGAGATCGAACATATTTCACGGGAGTTTCATTTGAGCGGCGTGGAGAAAGACAACGCCCTGAAAACTTCTTACCTGATCATACTGAGTATCCTCTTTATTGGCTTTGTGCTGGTGACATGGATGATCTGGCATAACTGGCGGAAATCCCGCAAACATCTTGCAGCCCTGAAGCTGCTTAACCAGCAGGTATTGATGGAGCATGAAAACGTCCGCCAGGGTCTGAAGGCGCTGGAACAAAGTCAGAAAGACAATTCCAGGATACTGAAAATAGTGGCGCACGACCTGCGCAGCCCTATCGGCGCTATTCAGTCGCTCGCAGAGCTGATGCTGGCATCCCGCCAGCTGGCCGACCGGGATGCAGAGTTGATAGACCTCATACGGTCGTCCAGTGCCGATGCACTCATCCTGATCTCCGATCTCATGACCCTGGATCGTGGTATTGCTGATGTGGAAAAAGAAACCGTGGAATTGCATACCGTACTCAAAAACTGTGTGGATATACAACAGGTGCTGGCCAATGAAAAAAAGCAGGAGATCACACTGGAAACAGTTCCCGTAGCGGTTACCGGCTACCGCGAAAAGCTGTGGCGGGTATTCAGCAACGTTATCGGCAATGCTATTAAATTCAGCCCGCAGGGATCAGTCATACTAGTGAGGATGAATTGTGAGGAAGCTGTGGTAACAGTGAGTGTGGAAGATCATGGCATCGGCATTCCGGAAAATCTGCAGTCGAAAGTATACACCCCATCGTCTGCAACCAAGCGTGCCGGTACTGAAGGGGAAGAATCTTTCGGGTTGGGGTTGAGTATTTCCAGACAGATTGTGGAAGCCCACGGCGGAAAAATATGGTTTGAGTCGACAGAAGGGAAAGGCACTACATTTTTCATCACCTTAAACATAGCAGCCTGA